In Crinalium epipsammum PCC 9333, the following are encoded in one genomic region:
- a CDS encoding GuaB3 family IMP dehydrogenase-related protein — protein sequence MDIQIGRGKTARRAYGFDEIALVPGQRTLDPSLADTRWRIGGIERDIPIIASAMDGVVDVKMAVRLSQLGAMGVLNLEGIQTRYADPEPILDRIASVGTSEYVPLMQELYAEPIKPELIEQRIQEIKSQGGIAAVSATPVAAAKYGEVIAKAGADLLFIQATVVSTAHLSPDSVTPLDLAQFCQEMPIPVILGNCVTYEVALNLMKAGAAAVLVGIGPGAACTSRGVLGVGVPQATAVADCAAARDDYYHETGNYVPVIADGGLITGGDICKCIACGADGVMIGSPFARAKEAPGRGFHWGMATPSPVLPRGTRIRVGTTGTLEQILVGPAQLDDGTHNLLGALKTSMGTLGAKNIKDMQQVEVVIAPSLLTEGKVYQKAQQLGMGK from the coding sequence GTGGACATTCAAATTGGGCGGGGTAAAACGGCTCGCAGAGCTTACGGATTCGATGAAATTGCATTAGTCCCCGGACAGCGGACATTAGACCCCAGTTTGGCAGATACTCGCTGGCGTATTGGTGGTATTGAAAGAGACATCCCCATTATTGCTAGTGCGATGGATGGCGTGGTCGATGTGAAAATGGCAGTCCGCCTGTCGCAACTCGGAGCAATGGGTGTTCTCAACTTGGAGGGTATCCAAACCCGTTATGCTGACCCAGAACCAATCTTAGATAGGATTGCATCAGTTGGCACTTCCGAGTACGTCCCCTTGATGCAAGAGTTATATGCAGAGCCAATCAAGCCAGAACTGATTGAACAACGGATTCAGGAAATTAAAAGTCAAGGTGGTATTGCAGCAGTTAGTGCGACACCTGTGGCAGCAGCTAAGTATGGCGAAGTTATTGCCAAAGCTGGTGCTGATTTGCTGTTTATACAAGCAACAGTGGTTTCTACGGCTCACCTCTCACCGGATTCCGTAACTCCACTCGATTTGGCTCAATTCTGCCAGGAAATGCCAATTCCTGTGATTTTGGGTAATTGCGTCACCTACGAAGTTGCTCTAAACTTAATGAAAGCTGGTGCTGCTGCTGTTTTAGTTGGTATTGGACCTGGTGCAGCTTGTACATCTCGTGGTGTATTAGGTGTAGGTGTACCACAAGCAACTGCTGTTGCTGACTGTGCAGCCGCTCGTGACGACTATTATCACGAAACTGGCAATTATGTTCCAGTAATTGCTGATGGTGGTTTAATTACTGGTGGTGACATTTGTAAGTGTATTGCTTGCGGTGCAGACGGTGTAATGATTGGTTCTCCTTTTGCTAGAGCTAAGGAAGCACCAGGACGCGGTTTTCATTGGGGAATGGCAACTCCTAGCCCTGTATTACCTCGCGGTACTCGTATTCGTGTAGGTACAACTGGCACTCTAGAGCAAATTCTTGTTGGACCAGCACAGCTTGATGATGGCACTCATAACTTGCTGGGGGCGCTCAAAACTAGCATGGGAACATTGGGAGCGAAAAACATCAAAGATATGCAGCAAGTTGAAGTAGTAATTGCACCTTCTTTGCTGACAGAAGGAAAAGTTTACCAGAAAGCCCAGCAATTAGGTATGGGTAAGTAG